The following DNA comes from Pongo pygmaeus isolate AG05252 chromosome 9, NHGRI_mPonPyg2-v2.0_pri, whole genome shotgun sequence.
AGAGCTAGGGCTGGAGGTCTTCATGGcctgcaggccccacttccacaGAAGCTGCATTAGGGGCTGTTTGAGGGTCTTCCCCCTTTAATCTGTGTGCACCCTCAAGGCACAAACAATGCTTGGGTTCAGACGGAGCTGGACTGGCCtggtggggtgtggtggggaATTTGGACTGGGgtaaagtgatcctcctatcaGGCCAGGCTTAGGGCAGGAGGCCAGGCCATGGATGGGACTCCCTGTGGAGAGGGTGGATCCTACCTAATCCGCAAGAGCAAGGGTCAGCCCTTCCTTGGCACCCAGACTGGctgaagggaggctgaggccagacgAGGGGCACGGGAAGGGGAGGGGTCAGCTCACTCTACCCTTCCCTGAACTGAACCCTGTGAGCCCATTGCCCTCACAATGCCCAGCCTCTGTCTTCTGTTGGTCTCTTCTCTCTGACTATAGGGCAAAGGAGGAGCCCAACATCCTGGGTTGGAGTTTGGATGCAGccccagctgtgtgaccccaggGCCAATCCCAATCCATCTCTGAACCCCACCCGCTGCAGAGGGCTTCCCCCCACAACTTCCAAAGAGTGTCTGAGGGGCTGGAGCAGAAACATTGCCTCTCAGATCCAAGACCCTGTTTGGGATGGCACAAGGTGAGCCTGCCTTCCACAGAAACATCCCCTGGGAGCTGCGCAGCCTTATTGGGTGGTGTCTACAGGGAAGTGAGGAGGCTGAGTAGAGACTTCGTGTCAGGGGGTTTGAGCCACACAGCTTGGGTTCAAAGTCTCATCTCCCGTTTTATCTAGCagtgggacttaattaacctcCGTGGTGTAGTAATTGAACTTTCCACGAATTTTCctatttaatttttgttacaACCTTCTGAGGAAATGCAGGCACAGAGGAagccattcattctttcaaaatcATTTGTTCAACCAATGCGGCGGCCTACTACGAGTGTGACATAGTTCTAGGTGCCGGGGTTCAGCGGGAGCCAGGTAATTTGCCTAATAGCAGTGGATTTGAAGACTGTTCAAGCCTGGGAGCACCAGCAGACCAGGTCGGCGCAGGGCTCAGCCCCGCGGCACTCACAATCTAGAAGTGGGAGACAGACAATACACGAATGAATGAGACCATTTAAAGATGCACAAAATCAAATAGAGGGAGGGAATGGGATGCGCCGTCGGCTTATTGGAGGTGGGCCAGGACTATGTGAAGGACCGAGGAGCCGCAGGGCGGGGGTGCAGGAGCCCCGGGAAGGCGCCCTCTCTGCGGAGCCGACTGGGCGGCGGTCCCGACGCACGCTCCTAGGGGCAGCCGCGATTACCGCCTTTATTATTATGAGTCCCGGCCCCCGCACTGCCCAGCTCTTTGCGCCTTAGTTTCCCCCTCTGTGCGCACCCGGGGCGCGGGGCGCAGAGTACGCACCAAACAACTTTACGCTTCCCGGCCTGGCCGCACGGCGGGGGAGGGGCGGCGCTGGGCGCGGACTCCGTTTCCCACAAGCCCGAGCCTCGCGCCATCTTGCCGGTGGGCGGTGGCTGCCCGGGGTTGGCCGTTCGGGCCGGCCGGGTGCCACCGCTCACCCCCAGCCCCGGCTTCCTCCGCTAGGGGCGTGGGACCTGCTAGTCAGAGAGCCTAGGGACCCGGACAGCTCCTGCCTGCCTTCTCCACTCTTCCTTTCCCAGGAGCCCAGTCCACGTGTCGGTCCGTGCGGAGGAGCCCGTTCGCCCCTCGCTGGCCGAGGGCTTGAGGACCTGGACATCGGGGACCGCAGCGTCTCCTCACCAGCCTCCCTGTCTGCACACGATGTCCACTCCCCTGCATTCTCAGATGGCCCCTATTCTCAGATGGCCTCAATGAGGACAGAATGAGGAAGGGTCCAATGAGGACTAGGGTCCTGGCGTGAGCGCAAATCGTCGTCCTGAGCGCTTAGAACGCCTGGGTTTGGGACTGGAAGGTTGCATTTGAGGGGTACGGACAGCTAGGCCACCCCCTGCCGAATAGACCCTCCCCTACCCCTGCCCGGGGGCGGAGTAGGGGAGAGGGGCCTGTAGAGGGGCTGGCCCTTTAAGGGGGTGTGGTCGGGGGGCGGAGGAAGAGCGAGACAGAGAAAGGGCTTCGGCGGCGGCAGCTCGGGCGGCGGCCGCGGGGGACAAAGGGCGGGCGGAtcggcggggagggggcggggcgcggCCAGGCCAAGCCCGGGGGCTCCGCATGCTGCAGCTGCCCCCGggcgcccccgccgccgccctCGCCGCGGAGCCGCGCGGAGCGGAGCCGGCGAGCTAACCCGAGCCAACCGGCGGGCGTCCCGGAGGCGGTGGCGCAGGGAGGGGCCCGACGCGCGCACGTGGCCCCGGCGGCCGCCATGGCGGACAGCGGCACCGCGGGGGGCGCGGCGTTGGCGGCCCCGGCCCCCGGGCCGGGCAGTGGCGGCCCAGGACCACGCGTCTACTTTCAGAGCCCCCCCGGGGCCGCAGGAGAGGGCCCGGGCGGCGCGGACGATGAGGGCCCAGTGAGGCGCCAGGGGAAGGTCACCGTCAAGTATGACCGCAAGGAGCTACGGAAGCGCCTCAACCTAGAGGAGTGGATCCTGGAGCAGCTCACGCGCCTCTACGACTGCCAGGTGTGTTCCCACCCCGCGCCGACACCCCAAAATCGGTCTCGTGCCGGTCCGCCTGGCAGCTCCACTGTGAGCTCGCCTGTCACTGGAGTCAAAGGGCGCTCTGCTTCCCCGCGCGCTCCCCTCCTCTCTGCACTCCCGCCCCCAATATATACTCTTTCTTGCCTGACCTAAGTCACTTCTGCCTTCTCCGCTGCCTCGGACCCTGCCCCCCATCATGCCACTCCCCAGGTCAAGCCTAGTGTCCTCCAGAAGCCTCAAGGGGTAGCCTGGGCCTTGGGCAAGAAGCAAGGGAGCTAGTCTGGGCTGGCAGCGGCAGGAGGTCTCACCGCCTAGTGCCCGCTGGGTTAGACTGTGGTTACAAGGTGCTGGTCTGGTAGGGCGGCTGGGGCTGGGCTGTTCTGTTCTGTGGGCTAGCCTGGAGCTCCATCTTGGCGTGCGTGCAGGCTAGCCCGCTTTCTGGGCTCTGCTTCTCCACCCCCATGACTCCTTGGTTGTTCAGACGGTGACTCAGGCCCCGGGGGGCAGGGTGGAGGAGTGGGTTTGCCCGGTGCTGCCTGCCTACCCTAGCCCAGCCCTGGAATGCAGCTGACTACAAACAGGATAGGGGCTTCCTGGGGAGGGTGTGGCAGGGTGGTGGGCACCCCCTCCCTCACCAAAGCATGGGCTCTTTGTTTCCTCTTTGCCAGTCCTAGGTCCTTCCCAGTGACCCCTCAGCCTTCACTTCCTCCTGGCTCCCGGGGAGCTGTGACAGGtgtttgggggaggggaggggggtaTGATAAGCTGGGACAGCTGCACCCACCGGTGCTCTGGTGAGATGGGGGGCGCGGATGTTGGGGAGACACATCTGCTGGGTTCCCAGCCCAAGGTCCCCAGCCCTGGCTGTCTGGCCTTGTCTGGTACCCCTGGTGCCCACTGACAGGGACAGGAAGCTCCCCCCGCAACCCCGCTTTGGGCAGTTTGCCTTGGCACGGGCCTGATCTGTTTTCCTCCTCAGAGCAGCTGCTGTTCTGTCTGCTGGGCAGAGGGCCGGGTTCCTCCGAGGTAGGCAGGGGCCTCAACCCAGAGCCCCTCTCACACCCTCTCTCCAACTCAGGCTTatgtctctccctccttcctcactCCCACCCCAGGAAGAGGAGATCCCAGAACTGGAGATTGATGTGGATGAGCTCCTGGACATGGAGAGTGACGATGCCCGGGCTGCCAGGGTCAAGGTGAGGGGGCTGGGGGGCGGTGGGTTGCCTGAGGCACTGCCCCGAGAAAGCGAGGCTGTGGAGCCAGGCCCTCAagccccagctcctgcctcagcagAATGGGGCCAATGCCTAGCTGTGAGGTGGCTGTGGCATCTCCTGTGCCTCAGGGTTGCCCCAGTCTCTTGGAAGTGGGTATAGGCGAGCTCCAGGCCCCCACTCCTGAGGACTCACTTATccttcctcccccatcccctgctAGGAGCTGCTGGTTGACTGTTACAAACCCACAGAGGTAAGAGATTTCCCCGCGGGGCGGGGGTGGCAGGGTGAGGGGAGCCCAGCTCCTGTCATCTTGGGGTCTGGTCTCCTTAATGTttaccctcccaccccacccaggcCTTCATCTCTGGCCTGCTGGATAAGATCCGGGGCATGCAGAAGCTGAGCACACCCCAGAAGAAGTGAGGGTCCCCGACCCAGGCGAACGGTGGCTCCCACAGGACAATCGCTGCCCCCCAACCTCGTAGCAACAGCAATACCGGGGGACCCTGTGGCCAGGCCTGGTGCCATGAGCAGGGCTCCTCGTGCCCCTGGCCCAGGGGTCTCTTCCCCTGCCCCCTCAGTTTTCCACTTTTGgggttttttattgttattaaactGATGggactttttgtgtttttatattgaCTCTGCGGCGCGGGCCCTTTAATAAAGTTAGGATACGCCTTTGGTGCAGCTAACGGGTTCGGCTGGTCTTTTTTAGGGGGGCACACTGCTCTGTGGCTTCTGCCAGTTCAGCTTCTCCCCAGGTGACCGCAGGCCTTCCTAAGGGCCACGTAGCCATGACGATAGCCCAGTGCTGGCTCCCAGACCAGGAGTTGAAAGTGGCTGGGgagctgtgggggtggggggagcagtaCTGCTGTTGGCAGACAGGAACACTCTTTTTCTCTGGGCAAGGGCCACCGTGTCATTGAGCCTAGACCCCCAAGGCTCCACAGTCAGGAAAGGAGAAGGTGGTGGGGTATGCTGGAGCTGAGGTCTCTGAGTCTCTCAGggcccacaaacacacacaggctTGCTCCTTGgacttttaagtgttttttttgtgtgtttttttttgtttgtttgtttggaacaGTCTGGTCCCTGATGGGGGCctctccccctgcccctccccagtcTGGTTACAGCTCAGATCGTCGCTCGATTTTGAGCAGCTCCACCTCGAACACCAGGGTTGCACCGCCTGTAGGGGAGAAGGAGAGTCAAAATGCCAACCAGGGCCACAGGGAGGTGGGCTGGCTGCAGGTGATGGGAGGTGTCAAAAGGTTTACTACCTGGAATCTTTGGGGGAGCTCCCCGCTCTCCATACCCTGTTGAAAATGCACAAAGAAACAGTCAGTGATGGCCAAGCTCCCTTCCAGCATGGGCAAAGGGAGGGTGTTCCGCCCCTCTCAGCAAGAAGGCCAGAAATGGAGAAGGGTAATGGAGATGGGAAGGGGGTGCCAAAGACCTGGCAAGGGCAGAGCGGGGCCACTACAGCTGAGTGCTTCAGTGATCTTGCCCTGTACTCACTGCTAGACACAGCCAAACTTGGAGGAGGCATGTATTGTAATGAATGGATACGGTGAAGACCAATGAAAGGCTGAAGCAGCTTTCACCCTTCCCAGTCACACACCCCAAACTTGCTCTGCACCCTCAGGAGGGGCCTCTTACCCAGCTCCGATGGGATCACCAGCTTGCGCTTTTCCCCCTCACACATCCTGCAGGAAGACACATGCTCAGCCCATGGCAGCACCCAGGGCCCCTGTCTTGTATCCCTGGGGCTTGCCTCCCACAGCTTACCTCCTGGGCGGTGGCCATGCACGCCCCCGCTCCCAAGCCCATTCCCCCATGACTCACCCCAGCAGCCCCTGGTCCCAGCCCTTGATGACCTGGCCTGTGCCAAGGGAGAAGACAAAGGGCTGGTTCTGGGGCAGGCTGCTGTCAAACTCTGTCCCATCTTCCAGCTTCCCCTGTGGAACCATGAGAAGGCCAGTGAGGAAGAGGGGGACCACCCCTGACACCCCCCTCCCTCAGCTGCTTTCCCCATCAAGCTGGCCCCCACAGCACTGGTGGTCAAccctttttggtttttgagatggagtctctgttgccatggctggagtgcagtggtctcgcctcactgcagcctctgcctcccaagcagctgggattataggtgcccgccaccacgcccggctaattttgtatttttagcagagaaagTTTCATCATgaggccaaactggtctcaaattcctgacctcaggtgatccacccgccttggcctcccaaagtgctgggattacaggggtgagccactgcgcccagctggtcATAGTTCTTTAAAAGGACAGAGTCTTGGGCAGCTCACAGTACACTGTCACTGCCTGCTGGTGCCCACCTGGGCAGTAGGCAAGGGCAAGGCAGAACCATGGAAACTGGCTTAGAGGGGAGaggggacttgcccaaggtcacctacTTGGCTGATGGAGAACCAGACTCCCAAGCACTCTCTGGTCCTCGGAAGCCCCACCCACTCCCAAAAGGCCCGCCCAACCCACTCACCGTGTAGTGCATGTGCAGCACATCCCCTTTGCGCGATTTGATGGGACAGTGGTCCACCCGCTTCTTGACCCCGATCTGCAGCTTCCTTTTGCCCTCGGCCCCCGTGGCCGTGGCCACAGCGCTCAGGCAGATGGACAGTACTGTCAGGACCCGGACCCAGCTCAGCCTCATGT
Coding sequences within:
- the FKBP2 gene encoding peptidyl-prolyl cis-trans isomerase FKBP2, with the protein product MRLSWVRVLTVLSICLSAVATATGAEGKRKLQIGVKKRVDHCPIKSRKGDVLHMHYTGKLEDGTEFDSSLPQNQPFVFSLGTGQVIKGWDQGLLGMCEGEKRKLVIPSELGYGERGAPPKIPGGATLVFEVELLKIERRSEL
- the PPP1R14B gene encoding protein phosphatase 1 regulatory subunit 14B; translation: MADSGTAGGAALAAPAPGPGSGGPGPRVYFQSPPGAAGEGPGGADDEGPVRRQGKVTVKYDRKELRKRLNLEEWILEQLTRLYDCQEEEIPELEIDVDELLDMESDDARAARVKELLVDCYKPTEAFISGLLDKIRGMQKLSTPQKK